The following DNA comes from Streptomyces sp. Ag109_O5-10.
ACAACCTGGTCGTGAACATCGACACCGTCATCTACTACCAGGTCACGGACGCCCGCGCGGCCACCTACGAGGTGGCCAGCTACATCCAGGCCATCGAGCAGCTCACGGTCACCACGCTCCGCAACATCATCGGCGGCATGGACCTGGAGCGCACCCTGACCTCCCGCGAGGAGATCAACGCGGCCCTGCGCGGCGTCCTCGACGAGGCCACCGGCAAGTGGGGCATCCGCGTCAACCGCGTCGAACTCAAGGCCATCGAGCCGCCGACCTCCATCCAGGACTCGATGGAGAAGCAGATGCGCGCCGACCGTGACAAGCGCGCCGCGATCCTCACGGCGGAAGGCACGCGGCAGGCCGCGATCCTCACCGCAGAGGGCGAGAAGCAGTCCCAGATCCTGCGCGCCGAGGGTGAGGCCAAGGCTGCGGCCCTGCGCGCGGAGGGCGAGGCCCAGGCGGTCCGTACGGTCTTCGAGGCGATCCACGCCGGCGACGCGGACCAGAAGCTCCTGTCCTACCAGTACCTCCAGATGCTGCCGAAGATCGCCGAGGGCGACGCCAACAAGCTCTGGATCGTCCCCAGCGAAATCGGCGACGCCCTCAAGGGCCTCTCCGGCGCCATGGGCAACTTCGGCCCCCTGGGCGGCGGTTCCAACGGCGGCGGCAACGTCCCGGCACAGCAGGAACGCCGCGAGAGGCCGAACATCGACTAGGGCCACTCACAAGCAGACGTTCCCCGCGCCCACCCTTCTCGGGGGGCGCGGGGAACTGCACGACAAGCCCCCACACAGCCACAGCCGCACGACGGGCCCGGCCAGGCGGACGACTAGGCGGCCGCCACATCCCCCGAGAGCCACTCAGGCAACGTCGCCAGATCCTCGGCCCCCATCGCCAACAGCATCGCATCCTGCGGCGAGGGCTCGAACGGCTTCCGAAGCAACGGCATACCCGCCTGCTCCGGCGTCCGGTCCGCCTTCCGGTGATTGTCCTCCGCGCACGACGCCACCGTGTTCAGCCAGGAGTCGGCACCACCCTGAGCCCGCGGCACCACATGGTCCACGGTCGTCGCCCGCTGCCCGCAGTACGCGCACCGGTGCCGGTCCCTGACCAGCACCCCCCGCCGCGACCACGGCGCCTGTCTCCGAAAGGGCACCCGTACGTACC
Coding sequences within:
- a CDS encoding SPFH domain-containing protein, producing the protein MEPVIIVLVILVVLVFIALIKTIQVIPQASAAIVERFGRYTRTLNAGLNIVVPFIDTIRNRIDLREQVVPFPPQPVITQDNLVVNIDTVIYYQVTDARAATYEVASYIQAIEQLTVTTLRNIIGGMDLERTLTSREEINAALRGVLDEATGKWGIRVNRVELKAIEPPTSIQDSMEKQMRADRDKRAAILTAEGTRQAAILTAEGEKQSQILRAEGEAKAAALRAEGEAQAVRTVFEAIHAGDADQKLLSYQYLQMLPKIAEGDANKLWIVPSEIGDALKGLSGAMGNFGPLGGGSNGGGNVPAQQERRERPNID
- a CDS encoding HNH endonuclease, producing MRDTLVLNASFEPLSTVTLNRAVVLVLQDKAVVEQAHPELRMRGAEVDIPAPRVIRLCRYVRVPFRRQAPWSRRGVLVRDRHRCAYCGQRATTVDHVVPRAQGGADSWLNTVASCAEDNHRKADRTPEQAGMPLLRKPFEPSPQDAMLLAMGAEDLATLPEWLSGDVAAA